A window of Patescibacteria group bacterium contains these coding sequences:
- a CDS encoding class I SAM-dependent methyltransferase, which translates to MHWLALIGLFLLASVAYAAWRGAPWVPTWRRDLDRLAGLAALKPGEHFVELGCGDARVCVEMARRSGARATGVELGLPQWAAARLRAWHSRLPVQIALGDAFSFPLADADVAYLFLMPDALAKLAPKLAAELRPGARVVSYVWPVPGMQVVREDHVEGSPVIFLQVKKLET; encoded by the coding sequence ATGCATTGGCTGGCGCTTATCGGTCTGTTTCTCCTCGCCTCGGTCGCGTATGCGGCTTGGCGCGGGGCGCCGTGGGTGCCCACCTGGCGGCGCGACCTGGACCGTCTGGCCGGCCTTGCCGCTCTCAAGCCCGGGGAGCACTTCGTGGAGCTCGGGTGCGGCGACGCCCGCGTGTGCGTCGAGATGGCGCGCCGGTCCGGCGCGCGCGCGACCGGGGTCGAGCTCGGGCTGCCGCAATGGGCCGCCGCCCGCCTGCGAGCCTGGCACTCGCGGCTTCCCGTGCAGATCGCGCTTGGCGACGCGTTTTCCTTTCCGCTCGCGGACGCGGACGTGGCATATCTCTTCCTCATGCCAGACGCGCTCGCGAAGCTCGCTCCCAAGCTCGCGGCGGAGCTGCGACCGGGCGCCCGGGTGGTGAGCTACGTGTGGCCCGTGCCGGGGATGCAGGTGGTGCGGGAAGATCATGTGGAGGGATCGCCGGTGATCTTCCTACAGGTGAAAAAACTTGAAACGTGA
- a CDS encoding ribonucleoside-diphosphate reductase subunit alpha: MAAYASVIDALSKNDLWGARDVLLEKILKEVEGRHSWDAPWYSADKAVQQGIRLAPERNKLFSYFGLENLYDRYLLRDEAGKIVEEPQTFYARIATGIARGDAAFAQELYDIMSRHWFLPATPVLMNVGTDKGLPISCFLNTVPDTLEGIFDLYRENAFLAKNGGGIGTDWSRLRGNNAPLKKSGLKSSGVIPFLKVMDSETLAISRNSIRRGAAAAYLRIDHPDIEEFLEIRKPTGGDIDRKCLNLHQAVVLTDDFMRAVEKGETYPLVDPHYKTVAKKLDAVEMWRKILTMRAETGEPYMMFLDTVNRAVPPHHRQKGLLVNQSNLCAEIVLPTNDERTAVCCLSSLNLERYDEWRDRMGHVVALAVKALDNNLDTFIEMADPVEFKKAIFSAKSERSVGLGVMGYHGYLMSKGFPFESVAARAFNKEFFALLQAHANAASEALAKERGLPLDGGTRRNSYLLSLQPTASTAFLCGEASPCVEPITGNAYLQKTLSGSFLVKNKYLDKLLTEKGINDEETWKSIIAGRGSVQHLDALTDAEKALYRTAEEMNMREIVQQAADRQPFICQAQSINLFFRAPISGKYMHETHMLAWKAGVKTLYYLRSSAPIEADKIDMKSFKRDLANEECAVCQ; the protein is encoded by the coding sequence ATGGCCGCCTACGCATCCGTCATAGACGCGTTGTCGAAGAACGACCTTTGGGGCGCGCGCGACGTGCTCCTCGAGAAGATCCTCAAGGAGGTAGAAGGCCGCCACAGCTGGGACGCCCCGTGGTACAGCGCGGACAAGGCGGTCCAGCAGGGCATCCGGCTCGCCCCGGAGCGCAACAAGCTGTTCTCGTATTTCGGGCTGGAGAACCTGTACGACCGCTACCTCCTGCGCGACGAGGCGGGAAAGATCGTGGAGGAGCCGCAGACGTTTTACGCGCGCATCGCGACCGGCATCGCGCGCGGGGACGCCGCCTTCGCGCAGGAGCTCTATGACATCATGAGCCGTCACTGGTTCCTGCCGGCCACGCCCGTGCTCATGAACGTCGGCACCGACAAGGGCCTGCCCATCTCCTGCTTCCTCAACACCGTGCCGGACACGCTCGAGGGGATCTTCGACCTGTATCGGGAGAACGCCTTCCTTGCCAAAAACGGCGGGGGGATCGGCACAGACTGGTCGCGCCTGCGCGGGAACAACGCCCCGCTCAAGAAGAGCGGCCTCAAGTCCTCCGGGGTGATCCCGTTCCTCAAGGTCATGGATTCCGAGACGCTCGCCATCTCGCGCAATTCCATCCGCCGCGGGGCCGCCGCCGCCTACCTGCGCATCGACCACCCGGACATCGAGGAGTTCCTGGAGATCCGCAAGCCCACGGGCGGGGACATCGACCGCAAATGCCTCAACCTGCACCAGGCCGTGGTGCTCACCGATGATTTCATGCGCGCGGTGGAGAAGGGGGAGACGTATCCGCTCGTCGACCCGCACTACAAGACGGTCGCCAAGAAGCTGGATGCGGTGGAGATGTGGCGCAAGATCCTCACGATGCGCGCCGAGACCGGGGAGCCGTACATGATGTTCCTCGACACGGTGAACCGCGCCGTCCCGCCGCATCACCGGCAGAAGGGGCTCCTGGTGAACCAGAGCAACCTGTGCGCGGAAATCGTGCTTCCGACCAACGACGAGCGCACGGCCGTCTGTTGCCTGTCCAGCCTCAACCTCGAGCGCTACGACGAGTGGAGGGACCGGATGGGGCATGTGGTGGCGCTCGCCGTGAAGGCGCTTGACAACAACCTCGACACCTTCATCGAGATGGCCGATCCCGTGGAATTCAAGAAGGCGATCTTCTCGGCCAAGTCGGAACGGTCCGTGGGCCTCGGGGTGATGGGGTACCACGGCTACCTCATGAGCAAGGGATTCCCGTTCGAGAGCGTGGCCGCGCGCGCGTTCAACAAGGAGTTCTTCGCCCTCCTCCAGGCGCACGCCAATGCCGCGTCGGAAGCGCTCGCCAAGGAGCGCGGGCTCCCGCTCGACGGGGGGACGCGTCGCAACAGCTATCTGCTGTCGCTCCAGCCCACCGCGTCCACCGCGTTTTTATGCGGCGAGGCATCCCCTTGCGTCGAACCGATCACCGGCAACGCCTACCTGCAGAAGACCCTTTCCGGCAGCTTCCTCGTGAAGAACAAGTATCTAGACAAGCTGCTCACCGAAAAGGGGATCAACGACGAGGAAACGTGGAAGTCCATCATCGCCGGGCGCGGGAGCGTGCAGCACCTCGATGCGCTCACCGACGCCGAGAAGGCGCTCTACCGCACCGCCGAGGAGATGAACATGCGCGAGATCGTGCAGCAGGCGGCGGACCGCCAGCCGTTCATCTGCCAGGCCCAGTCCATCAACCTGTTCTTCCGAGCGCCCATCTCGGGCAAGTACATGCACGAGACGCACATGCTCGCCTGGAAGGCCGGGGTGAAGACGCTCTACTACCTGCGCTCCAGCGCGCCCATCGAGGCCGACAAGATCGACATGAAGTCGTTCAAGCGCGACCTTGCCAACGAGGAATGCGCGGTCTGCCAATGA
- a CDS encoding NUDIX hydrolase, whose protein sequence is MVEKLREQEMTGREIQRVYCMNDGAERSFVVRADKDVAVTVAFDLEGMVLLCRQFRPGQERFVDDPPGGMAEPGEDPETTAARELLEETGYEARELMRVCAHPMVTNSTRTVYGFLARGCKRVAEPALDDGEHIELVRKPLPEFVQQVARGLVSDYGAAQAALLRELVPMLGDGERAAFAAMQLQVLAGLPLSQ, encoded by the coding sequence ATGGTGGAAAAGCTACGCGAACAGGAAATGACCGGGCGGGAGATCCAACGGGTCTACTGCATGAATGACGGGGCGGAACGCAGCTTCGTCGTCCGGGCGGACAAGGACGTCGCCGTCACGGTGGCGTTCGACCTCGAAGGGATGGTGCTGCTGTGCAGGCAGTTCCGTCCCGGGCAGGAGCGGTTCGTGGACGATCCGCCGGGCGGCATGGCCGAGCCCGGGGAGGATCCGGAAACGACCGCGGCGAGGGAGCTCCTCGAGGAGACGGGCTACGAGGCCCGAGAGCTCATGCGCGTGTGCGCGCATCCGATGGTCACCAATTCGACCAGGACGGTGTACGGCTTCCTGGCTCGCGGGTGCAAGCGGGTCGCCGAACCCGCCTTGGACGACGGCGAGCACATCGAGCTCGTCCGCAAGCCCCTTCCGGAGTTCGTGCAACAGGTCGCGCGCGGCCTGGTGAGCGACTACGGGGCGGCACAGGCGGCGCTGTTGCGCGAGCTCGTGCCGATGCTCGGAGACGGCGAGCGCGCCGCCTTCGCCGCCATGCAGCTGCAGGTCCTCGCCGGACTGCCGCTGTCGCAGTGA
- a CDS encoding slipin family protein: MDILLTLLLGPFGLFILILLLASLKQVNQYERGVKFTMGRYAGMVEPGWRLVIPVFQSMRKVDLRLRTVDVPAQDAITKDNVSAKINAVIYYKVTDAAKTVIEIANIDYAVLQLAQTTMRNVVGEVTLDELLSQRTVISDKIEKLVDAATTGWGVEVVTTELKDINLPDTMIRTIAKQAEAERERRAVIINSEGEVAAAQNLAKAAEILSQHAGALHLRTLNSINDISSDQSNTVVFAVPLEVLKALEGFKK, translated from the coding sequence ATGGATATCCTTCTCACCCTCCTTCTCGGCCCGTTCGGCCTGTTCATCCTTATCCTCCTGCTCGCCTCGCTCAAGCAGGTCAACCAGTACGAACGCGGGGTGAAGTTCACCATGGGCCGGTACGCCGGCATGGTGGAGCCGGGCTGGCGCCTGGTGATTCCCGTCTTCCAATCCATGCGCAAGGTGGATTTGCGCCTGCGCACCGTGGACGTGCCGGCGCAAGACGCCATCACCAAGGACAACGTCTCGGCCAAGATCAACGCGGTCATCTATTACAAGGTCACGGACGCGGCCAAGACGGTCATCGAGATCGCCAACATCGATTACGCCGTGCTCCAGCTCGCGCAGACCACGATGCGCAACGTGGTGGGCGAAGTCACGCTCGACGAGCTGCTCTCGCAGCGCACGGTCATTTCGGACAAGATCGAGAAGCTGGTGGACGCCGCCACTACCGGATGGGGCGTGGAGGTGGTCACCACGGAGCTGAAAGACATCAACCTGCCGGACACCATGATCCGCACGATCGCCAAGCAGGCCGAGGCCGAACGCGAGCGCCGCGCCGTCATCATCAATTCCGAAGGGGAAGTGGCCGCCGCGCAAAACCTCGCCAAGGCCGCGGAGATCCTGTCCCAGCACGCCGGCGCCCTGCACCTGCGCACGCTCAACTCCATCAACGACATCAGCTCGGACCAGTCGAACACCGTGGTGTTCGCGGTCCCGCTGGAGGTCCTCAAGGCGCTCGAGGGGTTCAAGAAGTGA
- a CDS encoding penicillin-binding protein 2, giving the protein MGDERRSRWKPRTATGDRRTGVFRGLMALFAVALVGKLFLLQVMDHPLYAALASGQHGIFQRLFPSRGDILIHDLKDDALIPAATNQRLAIVFADPRGVEDPEKTAALVGEAFGYDEEKVASLARRLSRRDDPYEPIERRVPEATLARVLALALPGIRVASEETRFYPEKELGGHVFGFLGPDDDGAMTGKYGIEGWFDEELAGTPGYLKSERDISGRIIAVGEQSVMPAVPGSDVVLTIDRTIQYRACQAIVNAVARYQADGGSVVIIEPGTGRILALCATPDFDPGDYGRAGSVSVFNNPAIFDAYEPGSVFKAFTMAAAVDAGAVTPESGYEDTGKVTIGAHDIENSDRAAHGWQTMTQALEKSLNTGMIFAMRETGRDVFAEYVKRFGFGERTGIELETEAPGDIRSLDKESEVFPATASYGQGITVTVLQLAAAYAAIADGGILKAPRIVDEVRRADGTVETRASADVRRVIDQKTARLIAGMLVSVVEKGHGRLAGVKGYYVAGKTGTAQVARQDGRSGYEDDATIGSFAGFAPVEDPKFAMVVRIDRPQGARWAESTAAPVFGELAKFLLEYFEVPPTRK; this is encoded by the coding sequence ATGGGGGATGAGCGCCGATCACGCTGGAAACCGCGTACCGCGACGGGCGATCGGCGCACCGGCGTGTTCCGCGGCCTCATGGCGCTGTTCGCCGTCGCGCTCGTGGGGAAGCTGTTCCTCCTGCAGGTGATGGACCACCCGCTGTACGCGGCGCTCGCGAGCGGCCAGCACGGCATCTTCCAGCGGCTGTTCCCCAGCCGCGGCGACATCCTCATCCACGACCTCAAGGACGACGCGCTCATCCCGGCGGCCACCAACCAGCGCCTCGCCATCGTCTTTGCCGACCCGCGAGGCGTGGAGGACCCGGAAAAGACCGCCGCGCTCGTGGGCGAGGCGTTCGGGTACGACGAGGAGAAGGTGGCGTCGCTCGCGCGGCGGCTGTCGCGCCGCGACGACCCCTACGAGCCGATCGAACGCCGCGTTCCTGAAGCGACGCTCGCGCGCGTGCTCGCGCTCGCGCTTCCCGGGATACGGGTCGCGAGCGAGGAGACGCGCTTTTACCCGGAGAAGGAACTGGGCGGGCACGTGTTCGGGTTCCTGGGGCCAGACGACGACGGCGCGATGACCGGAAAATACGGCATCGAAGGCTGGTTTGACGAGGAGCTTGCCGGCACGCCCGGGTACCTGAAGAGCGAGCGCGACATCAGCGGGCGCATCATCGCGGTCGGGGAGCAGTCGGTGATGCCGGCCGTTCCCGGGTCCGACGTCGTGCTCACGATCGACCGCACCATCCAATACCGCGCCTGCCAGGCGATCGTGAACGCGGTCGCCAGGTACCAGGCCGACGGCGGCTCCGTGGTGATCATCGAGCCGGGAACGGGGCGCATCCTCGCCTTGTGCGCGACACCGGACTTCGACCCGGGCGACTACGGCCGCGCCGGGAGCGTGTCGGTGTTCAACAATCCGGCGATCTTCGACGCGTACGAGCCGGGGTCGGTGTTCAAGGCGTTCACCATGGCCGCCGCGGTCGATGCCGGCGCCGTGACGCCGGAGAGCGGCTACGAGGACACGGGCAAGGTCACGATCGGCGCGCACGACATCGAGAACTCGGACCGAGCCGCCCACGGGTGGCAGACCATGACCCAGGCGCTCGAGAAGTCGCTCAACACCGGGATGATCTTCGCGATGCGGGAAACGGGCCGGGACGTCTTCGCGGAATACGTGAAACGGTTCGGGTTCGGCGAGCGCACCGGCATCGAGCTCGAGACCGAGGCGCCCGGCGACATCCGCAGCCTCGATAAGGAAAGCGAGGTGTTCCCGGCCACGGCGAGCTACGGGCAGGGGATCACGGTCACCGTGCTCCAGCTCGCCGCCGCCTATGCCGCGATCGCGGACGGCGGCATCCTCAAGGCGCCGCGCATCGTCGACGAGGTGCGCCGCGCGGACGGGACGGTGGAAACGCGCGCGAGCGCGGACGTGCGCCGCGTGATCGACCAGAAGACGGCGCGGCTCATCGCCGGGATGCTGGTCTCCGTGGTGGAGAAGGGCCACGGCAGGCTCGCCGGCGTGAAGGGGTATTACGTGGCCGGCAAGACCGGCACCGCGCAGGTGGCGCGCCAGGACGGGCGCAGCGGGTACGAGGACGACGCCACCATCGGCTCGTTCGCCGGGTTCGCCCCGGTGGAAGACCCGAAGTTCGCGATGGTGGTGCGCATCGACCGTCCGCAGGGCGCGAGGTGGGCCGAATCCACGGCCGCTCCGGTCTTTGGCGAGCTGGCGAAGTTCCTGTTAGAGTACTTTGAAGTGCCTCCGACGAGGAAATAA
- a CDS encoding DNA cytosine methyltransferase, whose product MPNKRFKTISLFSGAMGLDIGLERTGAFDLLAAVEKEPVFCETIRQNCAAGRVGNKKLWVYEGDITGFDPKRVMKDVGVSPGELDLLVGGPPCQSFSTAGKRGTVSDPRGTLIWQFLRFVEIMRPRFFLMENVRGLLSAALKQRPVKMRPDRGGPPLEDDELPGSVVRRFAADFEKIGYRFDCFEVNAVNYGAPQIRERALFIGNRFGEVVDFPMPTHGVGDEQIAQTKLLASGITMFQPRRTLRNAIGDLREVNPVILDFSPRKKRFLSLIPQGGNWRSLPEELQKESMGKAWKAKGGRSGWWRRLNFDLPSPTVVTMPNHASTALCHPTEVRALTLRECARIQEFPDAWQFCGTAQQQYAQVGNAVPTRLGHVAGQTLVGLLQKHVSKKGEAISPLAPSRVIYLQSHIRTRQWFKSGQAVIWKDGKENHQMAPKTVRAERALASYAR is encoded by the coding sequence ATGCCTAACAAGCGTTTTAAGACCATTTCTCTTTTTTCTGGTGCGATGGGTCTTGATATTGGCCTGGAAAGGACTGGGGCTTTCGATTTGCTCGCGGCCGTCGAAAAAGAGCCAGTTTTTTGTGAAACAATTCGACAAAATTGTGCCGCTGGTAGGGTTGGAAATAAAAAACTTTGGGTATACGAAGGGGACATAACAGGATTTGATCCAAAGAGGGTGATGAAGGATGTCGGCGTCAGCCCAGGAGAACTCGACCTTCTCGTTGGTGGTCCGCCTTGTCAGAGTTTCAGCACTGCTGGTAAGCGAGGGACGGTTTCGGATCCGAGAGGTACGTTGATTTGGCAGTTCCTCCGCTTCGTCGAGATAATGCGCCCACGCTTCTTTTTGATGGAGAACGTGCGCGGCCTTCTTTCTGCGGCGCTAAAACAGAGACCAGTAAAAATGAGGCCGGATCGGGGAGGCCCTCCACTTGAGGACGACGAACTTCCCGGGTCGGTCGTCAGGCGATTCGCGGCAGATTTCGAAAAGATCGGTTATCGTTTTGATTGTTTCGAGGTCAACGCGGTCAATTACGGTGCACCACAAATTCGAGAAAGGGCATTATTTATCGGGAATCGGTTCGGTGAAGTGGTGGATTTTCCCATGCCGACTCATGGAGTTGGGGACGAACAAATAGCTCAGACGAAGCTGCTCGCTTCAGGTATAACCATGTTCCAACCACGCCGGACGCTCCGTAACGCGATTGGCGACTTACGAGAAGTGAATCCGGTAATTTTGGATTTCAGTCCGCGGAAAAAACGGTTTCTTTCCCTGATTCCACAAGGGGGAAACTGGCGTTCATTGCCAGAGGAATTGCAAAAGGAATCGATGGGGAAAGCTTGGAAAGCGAAAGGGGGGCGTTCTGGCTGGTGGCGGAGATTGAATTTTGATTTACCCTCGCCAACAGTCGTGACGATGCCAAATCACGCAAGCACAGCTTTGTGTCACCCCACGGAAGTTCGAGCATTGACTTTGAGGGAGTGCGCGCGGATACAGGAGTTTCCTGATGCGTGGCAGTTCTGCGGAACCGCTCAGCAGCAGTACGCTCAAGTCGGGAATGCGGTTCCAACACGACTTGGTCACGTGGCTGGCCAGACACTTGTCGGATTGTTGCAAAAACATGTTAGTAAAAAAGGGGAGGCCATTTCTCCACTTGCGCCAAGCCGAGTCATTTATCTTCAATCACATATTCGTACACGGCAGTGGTTCAAGAGCGGCCAAGCTGTAATTTGGAAAGACGGGAAGGAAAATCATCAGATGGCACCGAAGACAGTTCGGGCCGAAAGAGCATTAGCAAGTTATGCCCGGTAG
- a CDS encoding DUF4178 domain-containing protein — MFQVFPLGIPKGCAYNRRKHLIDVMTIDQLLSASIGTECTVHNEPFAYVGRADVTLDGGDVRRWLYGGGGDVLAISPDDEEIILFKVVEEELEPQGDTVLYGGKEYEFSYEDSGIVSGVEGDASEECEDRLTFSEYQSEDGERLRLVTSENRSETSAYLGTTVVEEDILPIE; from the coding sequence ATGTTTCAAGTTTTCCCCCTTGGCATTCCCAAGGGCTGTGCGTATAATCGCCGCAAACACCTTATTGACGTTATGACGATTGACCAACTCCTCTCCGCATCCATCGGGACCGAATGCACCGTGCACAACGAGCCGTTCGCCTACGTCGGCCGCGCCGACGTCACCCTCGACGGGGGCGACGTGCGACGCTGGCTCTATGGCGGGGGCGGCGACGTCCTCGCCATCTCTCCCGACGACGAGGAGATCATCCTGTTCAAGGTCGTCGAGGAGGAGCTGGAGCCCCAGGGCGACACCGTGCTCTACGGCGGCAAGGAATACGAGTTCAGTTACGAGGATTCCGGCATCGTTTCCGGCGTGGAAGGGGACGCCTCCGAGGAGTGCGAGGACCGCCTCACGTTCAGCGAATACCAATCCGAGGACGGCGAACGCCTCCGCCTGGTGACCAGCGAGAACCGGAGCGAGACCTCGGCGTACCTCGGCACGACCGTCGTGGAGGAGGACATCCTCCCGATCGAATGA
- a CDS encoding ribonucleotide-diphosphate reductase subunit beta, producing MLTPRKVYKPMEYPQYFDYFQKQNQAHWMPLEVPMESDINDYKHKLTAEERNLVINILRFFTQGDLEVNNNYNSHLIPFFPKPEIKMMLTAFAQMEGIHVWAYSYLNDSLGLPDAEYSAFLDIKSMRAKYDYIQNFDVRTLEDLAVNLAVFGGFMEGVSLFSSFAILMHFPRMGKLKGVGQIVTWSIRDESLHSMGVCNLFRDLISENRLIWTDELRKTLYGACQDMVGLEDAFIDTCFQMGDVPGLTADEVKQYIRYIADRRLNDLGLDAAYGLVKNPLPWLDTMINAKEHVNFFENRATEYTKGGVINDWT from the coding sequence ATGCTCACCCCGCGCAAGGTGTACAAGCCGATGGAGTACCCCCAGTACTTCGACTATTTCCAAAAGCAGAACCAGGCGCACTGGATGCCGCTTGAGGTGCCGATGGAGTCGGACATCAACGATTACAAGCACAAGCTGACGGCCGAGGAGCGCAACCTCGTCATCAACATCCTCCGGTTCTTCACGCAGGGCGACCTCGAGGTCAACAACAACTACAACAGCCACCTCATCCCGTTCTTCCCCAAGCCCGAGATCAAGATGATGCTCACCGCCTTCGCCCAGATGGAGGGGATCCACGTGTGGGCGTACTCCTACCTCAACGACTCGCTGGGCCTGCCGGACGCCGAGTACAGCGCGTTCCTCGACATCAAGTCGATGCGCGCCAAGTACGACTACATCCAGAACTTCGACGTGCGCACGCTCGAGGACCTGGCCGTGAACCTGGCCGTGTTCGGCGGGTTCATGGAAGGGGTGAGCCTGTTCTCGAGCTTCGCGATCCTCATGCACTTCCCGCGCATGGGCAAGCTCAAGGGCGTGGGGCAGATCGTCACCTGGAGCATCCGCGACGAGTCGCTGCATTCCATGGGCGTGTGCAACCTGTTCCGCGACCTCATTTCCGAGAATCGCCTCATCTGGACCGACGAGCTGCGAAAGACGCTCTACGGCGCCTGCCAGGACATGGTGGGCCTCGAGGACGCCTTCATCGACACCTGCTTCCAGATGGGCGACGTCCCCGGCCTGACGGCGGACGAGGTCAAGCAGTACATCCGTTACATCGCCGATCGCCGATTGAACGACCTCGGGCTCGACGCGGCGTACGGCCTCGTCAAGAACCCGCTCCCGTGGCTCGACACCATGATCAACGCCAAGGAGCACGTCAACTTCTTCGAGAATCGCGCCACCGAGTACACGAAGGGAGGAGTGATAAACGATTGGACATAA
- a CDS encoding nucleotide exchange factor GrpE, with protein MNGNDMNDEEKQDEAAGVEGRRPQAEGADKTAEYLAGWKRALADYDNLKKDMARERGEMRRDAMEAAAEEFLPALEHFDAAIRFTPEIDEKAKGWLQGILHIRRELEEAMKSMGVEPFGEIGEAFDPTKHESAGSRREEGKAPNVIVEVLRKGWKIGERVIRPASVIVNSNE; from the coding sequence ATGAACGGGAATGATATGAATGACGAAGAGAAACAAGACGAGGCCGCAGGCGTTGAAGGCCGCAGGCCGCAGGCCGAAGGAGCGGACAAGACCGCTGAGTACCTCGCGGGATGGAAACGCGCTCTGGCCGATTACGACAACCTGAAAAAGGACATGGCGCGCGAACGCGGCGAGATGCGACGCGACGCGATGGAAGCGGCTGCCGAGGAGTTCCTTCCCGCACTTGAGCACTTCGACGCAGCGATCCGCTTCACCCCAGAGATCGACGAAAAGGCCAAAGGCTGGCTCCAGGGCATCCTCCACATCCGCCGCGAACTTGAGGAGGCGATGAAGTCGATGGGCGTCGAACCGTTCGGCGAAATAGGCGAAGCGTTCGACCCGACGAAGCATGAGTCCGCTGGGAGCCGTAGGGAGGAGGGGAAGGCGCCGAACGTCATCGTGGAAGTGCTCCGTAAGGGATGGAAGATCGGTGAACGCGTCATTCGTCCGGCTTCAGTCATCGTGAATAGCAATGAATAA
- a CDS encoding magnesium transporter translates to MRRNGLERQRAKSHFPPDAAARRMLLRIPTAPPEETVSSARRRLTDPKAVWDSVSYVYVVDDERHLLGVVSIKELLRSDGMQAMRAFAKRNLAVVHPHSDVRVAAARAIARGVKMLPVVDHDGTLMGAVGTDEILSTLEAEHVRSVLSASGLAATRARFSEVIAARLPQLIAWRTPWLVVGLFGGMLATLLVDGFRQDLESVIALAFFIPVIVYMGDAVGTQTQTIYVRSLALEALDKRHYFAREVAVDATMGLVSALLIGPFALLLTGMPQVAAIVSLSMFLVMVAAGPVAIAIPELLRKFGRDPAVGGGPFTTIVQDLLSLSIYFAVASWLLI, encoded by the coding sequence GTGAGGAGGAACGGGCTCGAACGGCAACGCGCGAAGTCGCACTTCCCCCCCGACGCGGCGGCGCGGCGGATGTTGCTTCGGATCCCGACGGCCCCGCCGGAGGAGACCGTCTCCTCGGCCCGCCGGCGGCTCACCGACCCAAAGGCCGTTTGGGATAGCGTCTCCTACGTCTATGTGGTGGATGACGAGCGCCACCTCCTGGGCGTCGTTTCCATCAAGGAGCTGTTGCGCTCGGACGGGATGCAGGCCATGCGCGCGTTCGCGAAACGCAACCTCGCCGTCGTGCATCCGCACTCGGACGTGCGCGTGGCCGCCGCGCGCGCCATCGCCCGCGGGGTGAAGATGCTCCCCGTGGTGGACCACGACGGGACGCTCATGGGCGCCGTGGGCACCGACGAGATCCTCTCGACCCTCGAGGCGGAACACGTGCGAAGCGTGCTTTCGGCGTCCGGTCTCGCGGCCACGCGCGCGCGATTCTCCGAAGTGATCGCCGCGCGCCTGCCGCAATTGATCGCCTGGCGCACGCCATGGCTCGTGGTGGGCCTCTTCGGCGGGATGCTCGCCACCCTGCTCGTGGACGGGTTCAGGCAGGACCTCGAATCGGTGATCGCGCTCGCCTTCTTCATCCCGGTGATCGTATACATGGGCGACGCCGTGGGCACGCAGACGCAGACGATCTACGTGCGCTCGCTCGCGCTCGAGGCCCTCGACAAGCGCCACTACTTCGCGCGCGAGGTCGCCGTGGACGCGACCATGGGCCTCGTGTCCGCCCTGCTCATCGGCCCGTTCGCCCTCCTGCTCACCGGGATGCCGCAGGTCGCGGCCATCGTTTCGCTTTCCATGTTCCTCGTGATGGTCGCGGCCGGCCCGGTGGCAATCGCCATCCCCGAGCTTTTGCGCAAGTTCGGCCGCGACCCGGCCGTGGGCGGCGGGCCGTTCACCACCATCGTCCAGGACCTGCTTTCGCTCTCCATCTACTTCGCCGTGGCCTCCTGGCTGCTGATCTGA